In Candidatus Bathyarchaeia archaeon, one DNA window encodes the following:
- a CDS encoding glycosyltransferase: protein MDDFISIVVTTFNEEEYIGRCLRSLCNQSHTRKEIIVVDSESTDKTVEIAKKYADKVIVKKCSIPAGRNIGAKESRGSLLLFVDADVVLTPHWIDTVMPYLKEDDVVAVYGELFPLENSIKDKLVYSVFGFTNFFSRTFARKTLYAKLGTAVMIKKQALKEIGFFSEGVCIDDIDCSLKLNNVGKIKFVKQAVGYVSTRRFRKTGYLKLSLIWLISGNAYFLFKKPLIPNYTKIFP from the coding sequence ATGGACGATTTCATATCCATTGTAGTGACAACATTCAACGAAGAGGAATACATTGGGAGATGTCTACGTTCGCTGTGCAATCAGTCTCACACTCGCAAGGAAATAATTGTCGTAGACTCAGAATCAACAGATAAAACTGTGGAGATAGCGAAAAAATACGCTGACAAAGTGATTGTCAAGAAATGCTCGATTCCGGCTGGCAGAAATATCGGAGCAAAAGAGAGCAGAGGTAGCCTCTTACTGTTTGTGGATGCTGATGTCGTCCTCACTCCTCACTGGATAGACACTGTTATGCCCTATTTGAAGGAGGATGATGTCGTCGCCGTGTATGGCGAACTATTTCCTTTAGAAAACAGCATTAAAGACAAACTTGTTTACAGTGTTTTCGGGTTTACCAACTTTTTCTCGAGGACTTTTGCCCGAAAAACCTTGTATGCGAAATTGGGGACCGCTGTTATGATAAAGAAACAGGCTTTGAAGGAGATTGGCTTTTTCTCCGAGGGCGTTTGCATCGATGATATAGACTGCTCCTTGAAGCTGAACAATGTTGGAAAAATCAAGTTTGTCAAGCAAGCTGTTGGCTACGTTTCCACCAGGAGATTTCGAAAAACCGGTTATCTGAAACTCTCTCTGATTTGGCTTATCAGCGGAAACGCCTATTTCCTCTTCAAGAAACCGCTCATTCCAAACTACACAAAAATATTTCCATAA
- the thrC gene encoding threonine synthase produces the protein MIPLECGSCGSKFESLPHGPFCEICGGLLEYRYDREKLERARFVGKFSFWRYRQFLPEVKNVASMGEGGTPIHKAQRISKTIEFGEFYLKDETRNPTNSFRDRCAALLVSNALDLGYNTIVCATNGNLGASMAAYCAKFGLTCHVVVPKSVDVGKLAQMLIYDAVIEEYGGIVDDALERAGEIAKETGWYQGSVELNPLALEALKTIAYEVFEQIGVPEWFIVPVGSGGTLYAIWKGFRELKDAGKANALPKLVGVQAEGCSPIVNAYLQKMHERVPKAKPSTHALAILVKNPIYGRLALHAIKESEGFALAVSDEEIFLAERELAKLEGIFAEPASAATYAAAKKLVDQGLIDRTDRVVCLITGSGLKATDVLQALTKKRKMAIVGLELSTKEKILRILSRKDAYGYELWKELGKVMTRAAVYQHLNELSNKGLITSYEKGGRKFFKITKRGEKVLRAFDAIKLLT, from the coding sequence ATGATACCCCTTGAATGCGGCTCCTGCGGCTCGAAATTTGAAAGCCTCCCACATGGACCTTTTTGTGAAATTTGCGGGGGGCTTTTAGAGTACAGGTATGACCGTGAAAAGCTTGAAAGAGCAAGGTTTGTGGGGAAATTTTCTTTTTGGCGTTATAGGCAGTTTCTGCCCGAAGTTAAAAATGTGGCTTCCATGGGCGAGGGCGGAACCCCCATCCATAAGGCGCAGCGGATTTCAAAAACCATCGAGTTTGGAGAATTCTACCTTAAAGATGAAACACGAAACCCCACAAACTCCTTCAGGGACAGATGCGCGGCGCTTCTAGTGTCAAATGCTTTGGATTTAGGCTACAACACTATTGTTTGCGCTACAAACGGAAACCTTGGAGCTTCCATGGCTGCTTACTGTGCAAAGTTTGGGCTTACCTGCCATGTTGTCGTTCCCAAAAGCGTGGACGTTGGAAAACTAGCTCAGATGCTTATCTACGACGCGGTAATCGAAGAGTATGGTGGGATAGTTGATGATGCTCTAGAAAGGGCTGGGGAAATAGCCAAAGAAACAGGTTGGTATCAGGGCTCTGTGGAGTTGAATCCGCTGGCACTAGAAGCCCTTAAAACAATAGCTTACGAAGTTTTTGAACAAATAGGGGTTCCCGAATGGTTCATAGTCCCTGTTGGAAGTGGTGGAACGTTATACGCTATATGGAAAGGGTTTAGGGAGCTTAAAGATGCTGGTAAGGCAAATGCTCTGCCAAAACTGGTTGGTGTTCAGGCTGAAGGCTGCTCGCCAATAGTAAACGCATATCTGCAAAAAATGCATGAGCGAGTTCCAAAAGCGAAGCCTTCAACCCATGCTCTTGCAATTTTGGTTAAAAATCCCATATACGGACGTTTGGCGCTCCACGCCATAAAAGAATCGGAGGGCTTTGCGTTAGCAGTTTCTGATGAAGAAATTTTCCTAGCAGAGAGGGAGCTCGCAAAACTTGAGGGAATATTCGCCGAACCGGCAAGCGCCGCCACATACGCCGCCGCCAAAAAGCTTGTGGATCAAGGATTAATCGATAGGACAGACAGGGTTGTTTGTCTGATAACCGGAAGCGGGCTAAAAGCAACAGATGTTCTACAAGCCTTAACCAAAAAGAGGAAGATGGCTATTGTCGGATTAGAACTCAGCACTAAAGAAAAGATTTTGAGGATTCTAAGCAGAAAAGATGCCTATGGCTATGAATTATGGAAAGAGCTTGGAAAGGTCATGACAAGAGCAGCCGTCTACCAGCACCTCAATGAACTCTCAAACAAGGGGCTCATCACAAGCTACGAAAAAGGCGGAAGAAAATTCTTCAAAATTACAAAACGCGGAGAAAAAGTTCTCCGAGCTTTTGATGCCATTAAACTTTTGACATGA
- a CDS encoding ECF transporter S component, producing MRAYLTTQSCILSVFTALVCLATISFTVYVPSTRGYFNIGETMVYTAAILFGPFIGAFAGGVGSMLADVLLGYYYYAPATLVIKAVEGFVVGFLSRRGYALLEVYTRRELRIFTAMMGILIGALVGFLGIFYYSGFAELNSRVFPLGNSVFFFIPMEFWLGIGVFFVFTVCILAFKFEPEYGFTIVSCVFGGLLMVLGYFLYEQFLLGVFALTEVPINVGQMTIGLIVATPLVKIVKRALPQVKSQTQN from the coding sequence ATGAGAGCCTATTTGACGACCCAATCGTGTATCCTAAGCGTTTTTACAGCTCTCGTCTGCCTTGCCACTATAAGCTTCACGGTTTACGTTCCAAGTACTAGAGGCTATTTTAACATCGGTGAAACCATGGTTTACACGGCGGCTATACTTTTTGGACCCTTTATTGGGGCTTTCGCCGGGGGCGTCGGCTCCATGCTTGCCGACGTCTTGTTGGGATACTATTACTATGCTCCAGCAACCCTAGTCATAAAGGCTGTTGAAGGCTTTGTGGTTGGCTTTTTAAGTAGAAGGGGTTATGCTCTCCTTGAAGTATATACCCGGCGTGAACTTAGAATCTTCACAGCTATGATGGGCATTCTCATAGGCGCTCTTGTCGGCTTTTTGGGAATTTTTTATTACAGCGGCTTTGCAGAGTTAAATTCAAGAGTTTTTCCGCTGGGAAATTCGGTTTTCTTTTTCATCCCAATGGAGTTTTGGCTTGGGATAGGCGTATTTTTTGTCTTCACGGTCTGCATTCTTGCATTCAAATTTGAACCAGAATATGGCTTCACCATTGTCTCATGCGTTTTTGGTGGGTTGCTGATGGTTCTGGGATACTTTCTCTATGAACAGTTCCTCCTTGGCGTTTTCGCCCTTACCGAGGTGCCTATAAATGTTGGGCAGATGACGATTGGCTTAATAGTTGCAACGCCCCTCGTGAAAATTGTTAAGCGAGCATTGCCACAAGTTAAAAGCCAAACGCAAAATTAA
- a CDS encoding AIR synthase family protein, with the protein MKLPTGKVPIEVLKKIVFKNLGAKRLEVVLGPSVGFDGAVLDLGCKSLIVSMDPITGAVERIGWLAVHVNANDVATFGVEPAFFSSCILLPEHADEQTVKTICSQMNKASKDIGMAIIGGHCEVTPNLSNPIVIGCAMGTTEKGKYVTAGGAKPGNKLILTKSAGVEGTAILATEHYNLLLKNGLSPSLLKRAQRFFEKISVVKEAILAFKTGGVTAMHDPTEGGILGGVHEMADASELGVKIFEEKIPVAVETIEICRFYGIDPLQLISSGALLIASREGQAEKIVEELGKNGIDAAIIGEFLPSKRQRLLIRKNGEITPLPRPEADHLWLALAKYR; encoded by the coding sequence TTGAAACTGCCTACTGGGAAGGTTCCCATCGAAGTGCTGAAAAAGATAGTTTTCAAAAATCTGGGTGCAAAACGGCTTGAAGTTGTTTTGGGACCTTCAGTTGGCTTCGACGGCGCAGTTTTAGATTTAGGCTGTAAATCTCTAATAGTTTCCATGGATCCAATAACTGGGGCTGTTGAGCGAATAGGATGGCTTGCAGTTCATGTAAACGCAAATGATGTTGCAACCTTCGGCGTCGAACCCGCCTTTTTCTCCTCCTGTATCCTTCTGCCCGAACACGCTGACGAACAAACAGTTAAGACGATATGCTCACAGATGAACAAGGCCTCAAAAGATATTGGAATGGCCATAATAGGCGGACACTGTGAGGTCACCCCAAACCTCTCCAACCCAATAGTGATAGGATGCGCTATGGGGACGACTGAAAAGGGAAAGTATGTAACAGCGGGTGGAGCGAAACCTGGAAACAAGTTAATTCTGACGAAAAGCGCGGGAGTCGAGGGGACAGCAATCCTTGCCACAGAACACTACAATCTCCTCCTAAAAAATGGTTTAAGTCCGAGTTTGTTAAAGAGGGCACAGAGGTTTTTTGAAAAAATAAGCGTTGTAAAGGAGGCTATTCTAGCCTTTAAAACAGGCGGTGTAACCGCCATGCATGACCCCACAGAGGGCGGCATCTTAGGGGGAGTCCATGAGATGGCCGATGCATCAGAACTCGGTGTGAAAATTTTCGAAGAAAAAATTCCAGTGGCCGTGGAAACTATTGAAATATGCCGGTTTTACGGTATAGACCCGCTGCAGCTGATAAGCTCAGGCGCTTTGCTTATTGCATCAAGGGAAGGGCAGGCGGAAAAAATTGTTGAAGAGTTGGGCAAAAACGGTATAGACGCGGCTATCATCGGGGAGTTCCTCCCCTCTAAAAGGCAACGACTTTTGATACGGAAAAACGGTGAAATAACGCCCCTTCCCCGCCCAGAAGCTGATCATTTATGGCTTGCACTAGCAAAATATAGATAA
- a CDS encoding NAD-dependent epimerase/dehydratase family protein, with the protein MVDLSLGRVFITGGAGFIGSHLVDRLCEKNVDVIVFDNLSAGRLENIKKWLNSPNFKFILGDLLHPEKILGSLSDCETVFHFAANPEVRISSENPKIHYEQNVVATFNLLEAVRRADGVKTLVFASSSAVYGDAEEIPTSEDYGPLKPISIYGASKLASEALITSYAHNYGFRTVIYRLANIVGSRARHGVIYDFIKKLMENPEKLEILGDGTQKKSYLHVEDCIDAILFGLSFARGKAEIFNVGSEDQITVKEIADIVCMKIGLRNVQYVFTGGVDGGRGWKGDVKFMQLSIDKLKKLGWRPKLNSRQAVERAAEEILRDEMKE; encoded by the coding sequence TTGGTTGATTTAAGCCTTGGAAGAGTGTTCATAACTGGTGGGGCAGGTTTTATTGGAAGCCACCTGGTAGACAGACTATGCGAGAAAAATGTGGATGTTATTGTTTTCGATAACCTAAGCGCTGGAAGACTGGAGAATATTAAGAAATGGTTGAATTCACCGAACTTCAAATTCATTCTAGGCGACCTCCTTCATCCCGAAAAAATTTTAGGGTCGCTGAGCGATTGTGAAACGGTTTTCCATTTCGCGGCAAATCCGGAAGTTAGGATAAGCTCGGAGAACCCCAAAATTCATTACGAACAGAACGTGGTTGCAACCTTCAATCTGCTGGAAGCTGTCCGCAGGGCTGATGGTGTAAAAACCCTAGTCTTCGCCTCCTCATCTGCGGTTTACGGAGATGCCGAGGAAATTCCAACATCTGAGGACTATGGACCCCTAAAGCCCATATCTATTTATGGAGCCTCTAAGTTGGCTTCAGAGGCCTTGATAACAAGCTATGCCCACAATTATGGCTTCAGAACAGTTATCTATAGGCTGGCGAACATAGTGGGGTCAAGAGCCCGGCACGGTGTAATCTACGACTTCATCAAAAAACTCATGGAAAACCCGGAGAAACTTGAGATCCTCGGAGATGGAACCCAGAAAAAGTCATACTTACACGTCGAGGACTGCATAGATGCAATTCTTTTTGGTTTAAGCTTTGCACGTGGAAAGGCGGAAATTTTTAATGTGGGCTCTGAAGACCAGATAACCGTCAAGGAAATAGCCGACATAGTATGCATGAAAATAGGGTTAAGAAACGTTCAATACGTGTTTACGGGCGGGGTTGACGGCGGGAGAGGATGGAAGGGAGACGTAAAGTTTATGCAATTAAGCATTGACAAACTTAAGAAATTGGGTTGGAGACCTAAACTTAACAGTCGCCAAGCAGTGGAGAGGGCTGCCGAAGAAATCTTGAGGGACGAAATGAAGGAATGA
- a CDS encoding glycosyltransferase — MIEKDTYFPKVSVVIPVKNGAAKIKDLLDSLMQVDYDRDRLEIIVVDGCSTDGTREIVSQYPVKLLVEEKPGVNAARNTGIKNSTGEIIAFTDHDCVVPRDWVKKIVEHIKDPEVGCVGGQILRYNNDFLARYADESIIPVMRIFGKKVLLSKISSPVYYPVGCNFAVKREAIEKTGFFDERFEYGFDELEFAERVCEKGYKILLTPEITVRHKHRSTVSELIKQAFRYGQGGGLVPKIKGVNSMLSKWVLLSIAAFTLWFFTVLALTVYAIVTRSATSLLTSLILLLFPLTGLMTFYAFRTFRSGDGVYKRILTYPFLDIARSLAFVAGGLQRLLRPSRRDSPRKV; from the coding sequence TTGATAGAGAAGGATACATATTTCCCAAAAGTTTCAGTAGTAATTCCAGTCAAAAATGGAGCGGCAAAAATAAAGGATCTCCTAGACTCCTTAATGCAGGTTGATTACGATAGAGATAGGCTTGAAATAATAGTCGTGGATGGCTGTTCAACCGACGGCACACGGGAGATAGTGTCGCAGTACCCCGTTAAACTTCTGGTTGAGGAAAAACCCGGAGTAAACGCTGCCAGAAACACGGGCATAAAAAACAGCACTGGCGAAATCATAGCTTTCACGGATCATGATTGTGTTGTTCCACGAGACTGGGTTAAGAAGATCGTTGAGCACATCAAGGACCCTGAAGTGGGATGCGTTGGCGGTCAGATTTTGAGATACAACAACGATTTCCTGGCGCGATATGCTGATGAAAGCATCATTCCGGTAATGCGCATCTTCGGCAAGAAAGTTTTGTTAAGCAAAATAAGCTCTCCAGTCTACTACCCGGTTGGATGCAACTTCGCCGTAAAGAGGGAGGCCATAGAGAAAACGGGATTTTTTGACGAGAGGTTTGAATACGGCTTCGACGAGTTAGAGTTCGCTGAAAGAGTTTGCGAAAAAGGATACAAGATACTGCTAACTCCTGAAATCACGGTTAGACATAAACATCGTTCAACGGTGTCTGAGCTAATTAAACAGGCTTTCCGTTACGGACAAGGTGGAGGACTAGTTCCCAAAATTAAAGGAGTTAACAGCATGTTATCCAAGTGGGTTTTGTTGAGCATAGCGGCTTTTACCCTCTGGTTTTTCACAGTTTTAGCCTTAACAGTATACGCGATAGTGACGCGCTCCGCAACCTCTCTTTTAACATCGCTCATCCTTCTGCTTTTCCCCCTTACTGGGCTTATGACGTTTTATGCTTTCAGAACGTTCCGCTCCGGAGATGGCGTGTACAAGCGGATACTAACATACCCCTTTCTGGACATTGCTCGGTCTTTGGCTTTTGTAGCTGGAGGCTTACAGCGTCTGCTAAGACCTTCAAGGCGAGATTCGCCCCGGAAAGTTTAA
- a CDS encoding tetratricopeptide repeat protein yields the protein MAEKEDPVKLHKDGNTLYELGKYAEALENFLQASELYQKVNNFFDAAYSLFKAGECAFMLKNYEKAAEYFLKSADLSFNKGFDRFGVSALEYARDCYRALAQKEKAEELEKKIKEIKARLEASF from the coding sequence ATGGCAGAGAAGGAAGACCCTGTCAAACTACACAAGGATGGAAACACCCTATATGAGCTTGGCAAATACGCTGAGGCCCTGGAAAACTTCTTGCAAGCCTCTGAGCTCTATCAGAAAGTAAACAACTTCTTCGACGCAGCCTACTCGCTTTTCAAGGCTGGAGAATGTGCCTTCATGCTTAAGAACTACGAGAAAGCCGCCGAGTATTTCCTAAAGTCTGCAGATTTATCATTCAACAAGGGTTTCGACAGGTTTGGAGTAAGCGCACTGGAATATGCAAGGGACTGTTACAGGGCATTGGCGCAAAAAGAAAAAGCTGAAGAGTTGGAAAAGAAGATTAAGGAAATCAAGGCGCGATTAGAAGCGTCCTTCTAG
- a CDS encoding ATP-dependent DNA ligase produces MAMPTPFKVLAELCDKLEGMKRRIPMVKLVSDFLRTLEPEEVEPAVSMILGRAFPQSSQKTLDVSWATLSEIIKRITGVSWEVFTKALNKTGDVGAATKVVFESSRIKRQASLYEETLTLTGVRRSFEATAEATGPGSREKKERLIEALLSSALPLEAKYLVKIIIGEMRTGFHEGLMEQAVSEAFHIPLEIVQRASMVLGDIGAVAAIAKIEGEDGLLKVGFEVFRPVKLMLAQMAGDVAEAIREHGGKTAFEYKLDGARVQIHKEGEKVRIYSRRLSDVTESLPEVVELVKGNVRADNAILEGEVIAVDGEGHPLPFQHLMRRFKRVHGVEDLASAIPVKLYLFDILYLNGQSLISLPYVERRRILAENAGEIPLTKQIITDNVGEAERFLAEAINAGHEGLIAKKLDSEYTPGIRGKRWLKVKPTLPPLDLVIVAAEYGYGRRSGWLSDYYLAARDVETGEFLTVGKTFKGLTDAEIIEMTKRLKELAVKEEHRRVYVIPKIVVEVAYNEIQKSPKYRCGMALRFARITRIREDKTPEEADTIQRVREIYESQFSKKGNIKLESSKHLKAG; encoded by the coding sequence ATGGCTATGCCAACCCCATTTAAGGTTTTGGCGGAATTATGCGATAAACTTGAAGGTATGAAAAGGCGTATTCCAATGGTTAAGCTAGTTTCCGATTTTCTAAGAACCCTCGAACCTGAAGAAGTCGAGCCTGCTGTTTCAATGATTTTGGGAAGAGCCTTCCCACAAAGTAGCCAAAAAACTCTTGATGTGAGCTGGGCCACGTTAAGCGAAATAATCAAGCGTATAACTGGGGTAAGCTGGGAGGTTTTCACAAAAGCCTTAAACAAAACAGGGGATGTGGGCGCAGCTACCAAAGTCGTTTTTGAAAGCAGCAGAATTAAAAGGCAAGCGTCACTGTATGAGGAGACTTTAACATTAACAGGTGTTCGCAGAAGCTTTGAAGCCACAGCAGAGGCCACGGGGCCAGGTTCTAGGGAGAAGAAGGAACGTTTAATAGAGGCTTTGCTTAGCTCTGCATTACCCCTTGAGGCCAAGTATTTGGTCAAAATAATCATCGGGGAGATGCGGACGGGCTTCCATGAGGGTTTGATGGAACAGGCGGTTTCTGAAGCCTTTCACATTCCATTAGAAATTGTTCAAAGGGCCAGCATGGTTTTAGGCGACATTGGGGCAGTGGCAGCCATAGCTAAAATCGAGGGCGAAGATGGCCTTTTAAAAGTGGGTTTTGAGGTTTTCAGGCCCGTCAAACTCATGTTGGCGCAAATGGCCGGCGATGTGGCTGAAGCCATTAGGGAACATGGCGGAAAAACCGCTTTCGAGTATAAGCTTGACGGGGCTAGGGTCCAAATTCATAAAGAAGGCGAAAAAGTTAGGATTTACAGTCGAAGACTGTCCGATGTTACGGAAAGTCTTCCAGAAGTAGTTGAACTGGTCAAGGGGAACGTGAGGGCTGACAATGCTATTTTGGAGGGTGAAGTCATAGCTGTTGACGGTGAGGGCCACCCGCTTCCATTTCAACATTTAATGCGGAGGTTCAAAAGGGTTCACGGGGTTGAAGATTTAGCCTCAGCAATCCCCGTTAAACTGTATCTTTTCGATATTCTCTATCTGAATGGGCAAAGCCTCATATCCCTTCCATACGTCGAGAGAAGACGGATTCTAGCGGAAAACGCTGGAGAAATACCCCTAACGAAGCAGATAATAACCGACAATGTCGGAGAAGCTGAACGTTTTCTGGCAGAAGCCATAAACGCAGGCCACGAGGGGCTCATAGCCAAAAAACTTGACAGCGAATACACCCCGGGAATCCGTGGAAAGCGATGGCTCAAGGTAAAACCTACGCTTCCCCCGCTCGACCTAGTGATTGTTGCAGCCGAATACGGCTATGGAAGAAGAAGCGGGTGGCTTTCGGATTATTACTTGGCGGCACGGGATGTTGAAACAGGCGAGTTTCTAACGGTTGGGAAGACCTTTAAGGGTTTAACCGACGCTGAAATCATTGAAATGACAAAGCGCCTAAAAGAACTAGCAGTGAAAGAAGAACACAGAAGAGTATATGTGATCCCCAAGATAGTTGTGGAAGTCGCTTATAACGAAATACAGAAAAGTCCAAAATATCGATGCGGCATGGCGCTGCGTTTTGCAAGGATAACCCGCATAAGGGAGGACAAAACCCCAGAGGAGGCTGACACGATCCAAAGGGTTAGGGAAATCTATGAAAGCCAGTTCTCCAAAAAGGGTAATATAAAACTTGAGAGCAGCAAACATTTAAAGGCTGGTTAA